In one Methanobrevibacter arboriphilus genomic region, the following are encoded:
- a CDS encoding TIGR00375 family protein, translating to MIVNADLHIHSCFSMATSKDMLIDNIAPQAKLKGLQLMGTGDALHPGWLDIIEKSTEYVGGGIYSTKYCDFILTCEIEGEKKIHHLIIIPNIEIAREIGDKLVSNNKYKDGRPRAKMNGKEIMDLAKEYDCLIGPAHAFTPWTGMYKTFDSIIDCYGRAPDFLELGLSADTDMADTIEELQNIPFLSNSDAHSPWPHRLGREFNQIELQDISFESLKSSIKNNKIKANYGLVPNLGKYHMTACTKCYKLIDPNLAIKNKMKCSCGGTIKRGVDFRISQIATWNKPHHPSHRPPYIHLLPLAEIISMVYDKGVTTKTVQGKWKELIDNVGNEIEILIDAPIDTISKVNEDLVPAIESFRNKSLYINPGGGGKYGEISFDEKLIKKEVEKDNNVTLDNF from the coding sequence ATGATAGTAAATGCAGACTTACATATTCATAGTTGTTTTTCTATGGCAACTTCAAAAGATATGCTAATAGATAATATTGCTCCTCAAGCAAAGCTAAAGGGGCTTCAACTTATGGGTACTGGGGATGCTCTTCATCCTGGATGGTTAGATATAATTGAAAAAAGTACTGAATATGTTGGAGGTGGCATATACTCTACAAAATACTGTGATTTTATTCTTACTTGTGAAATTGAGGGTGAAAAGAAAATTCATCATCTTATTATTATTCCTAATATTGAAATAGCTAGGGAAATAGGAGATAAGCTTGTTTCTAATAATAAATATAAAGATGGTCGTCCTAGAGCTAAAATGAATGGAAAAGAAATTATGGACTTAGCTAAAGAATATGATTGTTTAATTGGCCCTGCTCATGCATTCACTCCATGGACTGGTATGTACAAAACATTTGATAGTATTATTGATTGTTATGGTCGAGCACCTGATTTTTTAGAGCTAGGATTATCTGCAGATACTGATATGGCTGATACTATTGAAGAGCTACAAAATATTCCATTTCTTTCAAATTCTGATGCTCATTCTCCATGGCCACATAGATTAGGTAGGGAGTTTAATCAAATAGAACTTCAAGATATTTCATTCGAGTCTTTAAAATCTTCGATTAAAAACAACAAAATTAAAGCAAACTATGGTCTTGTTCCGAATTTAGGTAAATATCACATGACTGCCTGTACTAAGTGTTATAAATTAATAGATCCTAACTTGGCTATTAAAAATAAAATGAAATGTAGTTGTGGAGGAACTATAAAAAGAGGTGTGGATTTTAGAATTTCTCAGATAGCTACCTGGAATAAACCCCATCATCCTTCTCATCGTCCACCTTATATACACCTACTTCCTTTAGCTGAAATTATTAGTATGGTTTATGATAAGGGGGTTACAACAAAAACTGTTCAGGGTAAATGGAAAGAGTTAATTGATAATGTTGGTAATGAAATTGAAATTTTGATTGATGCTCCAATAGATACAATATCTAAAGTCAATGAGGATCTTGTTCCTGCTATTGAATCTTTTAGAAATAAATCTTTATATATTAATCCTGGTGGTGGGGGAAAATATGGGGAAATCTCTTTTGATGAAAAACTAATTAAGAAGGAAGTAGAAAAAGATAATAATGTTACTTTAGATAATTTTTAA